In Synergistaceae bacterium DZ-S4, a single window of DNA contains:
- the tpiA gene encoding triose-phosphate isomerase has product MRRRFIAGNWKMFNGPAATGEFMSDFVPKLTSDAGISSNIDKGMMEVAVFAPFVSLSAAAAGKGSSPLIIGAQNMHWEKSGAFTGEVSAPMLKEVGCTHVIIGHSERRHVFHETSEELHNKLVMALEEGLKPVFCVGELLEERESRNTFDVIRKQLLAGLKSMDGKDVAEKIIVAYEPVWAIGTGKTAGSEDAQEVCGFIRKLIADTFGEGISDKTIILYGGSVKPENTASILSMKDIDGVLVGGASLKPDSFLAIAKAAVQ; this is encoded by the coding sequence ATGCGGAGAAGATTTATTGCGGGAAACTGGAAAATGTTCAACGGACCGGCTGCTACCGGGGAGTTTATGTCTGATTTTGTGCCGAAACTGACCTCGGATGCAGGTATCTCCTCAAATATTGATAAGGGAATGATGGAAGTCGCAGTCTTTGCTCCCTTTGTGTCGCTCTCTGCCGCTGCAGCGGGGAAGGGGAGCTCTCCTCTTATCATCGGCGCTCAAAACATGCATTGGGAAAAAAGCGGAGCATTCACCGGCGAAGTTTCGGCTCCCATGCTCAAAGAAGTTGGCTGTACCCATGTGATCATCGGACACAGCGAGCGCAGGCATGTATTCCATGAGACAAGTGAAGAACTTCACAATAAGTTGGTCATGGCCCTGGAAGAAGGACTGAAACCGGTTTTCTGCGTCGGTGAGCTGCTTGAAGAACGAGAATCGAGAAACACTTTTGACGTGATAAGAAAACAGCTTCTGGCAGGGCTGAAATCGATGGACGGCAAGGATGTTGCAGAAAAGATAATAGTCGCGTATGAACCCGTCTGGGCGATCGGAACAGGCAAGACTGCGGGCAGCGAAGACGCGCAGGAGGTCTGCGGATTTATCAGAAAACTTATTGCTGACACATTCGGCGAAGGCATATCAGACAAGACGATCATACTGTACGGCGGAAGCGTAAAGCCGGAAAACACTGCCTCGATACTTTCAATGAAGGACATCGACGGCGTACTTGTCGGAGGTGCCTCCCTGAAGCCCGACAGCTTCCTGGCGATAGCGAAGGCTGCAGTCCAATAA
- a CDS encoding HIT family protein: MSCIFCEIDDYILDNELVYAIFDRMPVNKGHMLFITKRHAESFFDITKEEREAIFNLIDEAKPMLDQIYSPEGYNIGVNCGKISGQSVMHAHVHLIPRYPGDTEAPNGGVRGVIPEKMKYK; the protein is encoded by the coding sequence ATGAGCTGCATCTTTTGTGAAATAGATGACTATATACTGGACAACGAACTGGTCTATGCGATATTTGACAGGATGCCTGTAAACAAAGGACACATGCTCTTTATAACCAAGAGACACGCGGAAAGCTTCTTTGACATCACAAAGGAAGAACGTGAGGCCATCTTCAACCTGATCGATGAAGCTAAGCCTATGCTTGACCAGATATACTCGCCTGAGGGCTACAACATCGGAGTGAACTGCGGAAAGATTTCCGGACAGTCGGTCATGCATGCTCATGTACATCTGATACCCAGATACCCAGGGGACACTGAAGCTCCCAACGGCGGTGTCCGCGGCGTCATTCCCGAAAAAATGAAGTATAAATAA
- the rsfS gene encoding ribosome silencing factor codes for MTSSKATIEEFYEPYKPLVDALMDKHALEVTVHNLSEVSGFTEAFIVAIARSDLHARTLRDTASEKLDEMKLPHKVEGEESSRWCLMDAGHLVVNILSREGRDYYRLDSLWGDAPALKFRDQDE; via the coding sequence ATGACATCATCAAAAGCTACGATAGAGGAGTTCTACGAACCATACAAGCCACTGGTGGACGCGCTGATGGACAAGCATGCGCTGGAGGTTACCGTACACAACCTGAGCGAGGTCTCAGGTTTCACTGAGGCATTCATAGTCGCCATTGCCCGTTCAGATCTTCATGCCAGGACCCTGCGTGACACTGCAAGCGAGAAACTTGACGAAATGAAGCTCCCTCACAAGGTCGAGGGTGAGGAGAGCAGCCGCTGGTGCCTGATGGACGCCGGACACCTGGTCGTAAACATTCTAAGCAGAGAGGGACGTGACTATTACAGGCTCGATTCGCTCTGGGGAGACGCTCCTGCATTGAAATTCCGCGATCAGGACGAATAG
- a CDS encoding phosphoglycerate kinase encodes MRLKTFLPGDVTGKKVLVRVDFNVPLEDGKVADPTRICAHLPTLRALKAAGAKVALISHLGRPKGTADMKYSLKPVGEELANITGWDVRFVPECVGPDVEKATSGWGNEVLLLENVRFHPEEEKNGMDFAKKLAENFDLFVMDAFSAAHRAHSSTRAVAEVLPSFAGLLIVKETEMLGTVRDDPKKPFVLILGGAKVSDKIAVVENMLKKVDTILIGGGMAFTFFKAKGLEIGKSLCEEDKVEFASKMLDEAEKLGVKILLPLDVIAADEFKADSPWTLVAPEEITAGKMGLDIGPETAAAFADVILSSKTVLWNGPMGVFEMPAFSKGTEAVAKALVKATETGSFTVVGGGDSAAAIARFGLEDKVSHVSTGGGASLEFFEGKILPGIEPYEIRE; translated from the coding sequence ATGAGGCTGAAAACTTTTTTGCCCGGTGACGTCACCGGAAAAAAGGTTTTGGTGAGGGTCGATTTCAATGTACCTCTCGAAGACGGCAAAGTTGCCGATCCTACAAGGATCTGTGCACATCTTCCCACTTTGAGGGCTCTTAAGGCGGCAGGAGCCAAGGTCGCTCTGATATCTCACCTGGGCAGGCCAAAGGGGACGGCGGACATGAAATACTCGCTTAAGCCTGTCGGCGAGGAGCTTGCGAATATTACCGGATGGGATGTCCGTTTTGTCCCGGAGTGCGTTGGTCCTGACGTTGAAAAAGCGACCTCAGGCTGGGGCAACGAGGTCCTTCTTCTTGAGAACGTCAGGTTCCATCCAGAAGAAGAAAAGAACGGCATGGATTTTGCAAAAAAACTGGCAGAGAACTTCGACCTCTTTGTCATGGACGCATTCAGCGCGGCTCACAGGGCCCATTCTTCAACAAGGGCGGTCGCGGAGGTGCTCCCATCATTCGCGGGACTTCTGATCGTGAAGGAGACAGAGATGCTCGGAACTGTCCGTGACGACCCAAAAAAGCCATTCGTGCTTATACTGGGCGGAGCAAAGGTGTCCGATAAGATAGCCGTCGTAGAAAACATGCTGAAAAAAGTTGACACCATACTTATCGGCGGAGGGATGGCCTTTACCTTTTTCAAGGCGAAAGGGCTCGAGATCGGCAAATCACTCTGTGAGGAAGATAAGGTCGAGTTCGCTTCAAAGATGCTTGATGAGGCAGAAAAGCTTGGTGTGAAGATACTCCTTCCGCTGGATGTCATCGCAGCGGACGAGTTCAAAGCCGATTCGCCGTGGACTCTGGTCGCTCCTGAGGAGATCACCGCGGGCAAGATGGGGCTGGACATCGGCCCGGAGACTGCCGCGGCTTTTGCTGATGTCATTCTCTCTTCCAAAACTGTTCTCTGGAACGGACCTATGGGTGTATTTGAGATGCCCGCGTTCTCAAAGGGGACTGAGGCTGTAGCCAAAGCGCTGGTAAAGGCAACGGAAACGGGTTCCTTCACCGTAGTCGGGGGAGGGGACTCCGCGGCGGCGATCGCCCGGTTCGGATTAGAGGATAAGGTCTCACATGTTTCCACAGGAGGAGGAGCAAGCCTCGAGTTCTTCGAAGGAAAGATACTGCCCGGAATAGAACCGTACGAAATCAGGGAATAA